The DNA window CCTTTGCCGCATCGGCGAGGGTTTTCGCTTCGGCGGAGACGGCCGGGCCGTAAGCACTTGGCTTGACGAAGCCGTCCTTCAGACCGCCACGCACGAGGTGCGGCAACGGCTTGTTTTCCTTCGTCGCGGTGACATAGTCGGTATAAACCTTTGCCCAGTTCCATTCCGAACCAGTCAGGTAGCCCTTGGGCGCCAAGGCAGAGCCATTGGCGTGATAGCCACAGGAGTAGATGCCGCGCTTCTCGGCGTTCTCGATGATGACCTTCGGGCTGTCGACGTGGCAGGTGATGACGTCAATCCCCTGGTTGACCAGGCTGTTGGTGGCTTCAGCTTCCTTGTTCGGGTCGAACCAGCCGCCGGTGAAGATGACCGTGGTGGTGACGGCGGGGTTGACCGACCGCGCTCCGAGCGTCAACGCGTTGATGTTCCGCAGTACCTGCGGAATGGGCTTGGCGGCGATAAAGCCGAGCTTGTTGGTCTTGGTCGTCTTCCCGGCGACGATGCCGGCGAGATACTGGCACTCGTCGATGTAGCCGAAGTAGCTGCCGGTATTGGCCGGGTGCTTGGCCTCATCAAACAGACCGCCGCAGTGACGGAACTGCAGGCTCGGGTACTTCTTGGCGACCGTGATCATGTGCGGATCGAAGTAGCCGAAACTCGTCGGGAAGATCAGCGTCGCGCCGTCTTCCTGGATCATGCCTTCCATGACCTTCTGGACGTCGTCGGTTTCTTTGACGTTCTCCTGGACGACGACCTTCACGCCCGGCAGCTTCTTGACGGCTTCGGCGCCTTCATTGTGGGCCTGGTTGTAACCAAAGTCGTCCTTGGTACCGACGTAGATGAACCCGATCGTCAGCGGCTTGGCTCCGCCGCCGCCGGCGGCCGTTTCGTCCTTCTTACAGCCGTGCATCAGGCCGAGCGAAATCGTCGCGGTCAGCGCCGCACCGGTGGCCCGGATGAACAGACGTCGCGACATCAGATTTCGAAACTTAGGCATCGTGGAGGTGTCCCGGAGAGTGTTGGAAACGAAGGTGCTTCGGACGGACCGATCGCACTCAGTGAAGGGTGCCCTTGCAACGCGGGTGCCACTTGCAACTCGGCGGGAATTCGACCCCCGGCAGGCCTGATTCAACGGAATTGGCCGGCATCGGGGTTGCGATGGGAATCCTGCGTGGGCACGGCGCGCTAGTGCGAAACGCGCCACGTGCGCCACGACTGTTGCGGTCCGTTACACGTTCCGAAGCCGCGAAGATGCAAACAAGTCGCCATTCCCGTAATCTCCCCTCCGTCATGCATACCGATTACGACGAAGCCGACGTCCGCCGGCTGATCGAACAACTTGCCAGCACGATCGCGGCATCTTTCCCTGCCGACCGACCCATCAATGTCGTCGGCATTCGCACCCGCGGCGAACTACTGGCCCACCGGCTGGTCGAACTGCTCGGCCTGAAGGGCTACGGCAAAGTCGGCCGCGGGACGCTCGACATCACCCTCTATCGCGACGACCTCTCGGAGATCGGCCCGCGACCCCTGGTCAAGCCGACACAACTCGCGATCCAGGTGGACGATGTGCCGCTGCTGCTGGTGGACGATGTGCTGTTCACCGGCCGCAGCATCCGCGCAGCCCTCAACCTGCTGAACGATTTTGGCCGGCCCAGCGTCATCCGGCTGGCGGTCCTCGTCGATCGTGGCGGTCGCGAACTGCCGATCCAGCCGGACTTCGTCGGCGTCAAGCTGGCAGACGTCCCCAAGGACTACCGCGTGAACGTCCGTCTGAAAGAGATCGACGGCGGCGACGAAATCGTGGTGGAGAAACGCTAGAGAGTAGGGTCCGCCTTGGCGGACGTGGAGCCTGAGGAGATTTCGGAATGCGGATTTCGGTATTCGGGTTGAAGCCGACGCACGGCCAGTCATCCGACTCCCGCAATCCGAATCCGTAATGCAATCGATGACCCAAACCGACACCTGGACTCGCAAACACCTCCTGACGCTCGAAGAGCTGTCCGCCGACGAGATCCGTTTCGTTCTCGACACGGCCCACTCCTTCAAGGAAGTCAGCACCCGCTCCGTGAAGAAAGTGCCGGCACTGCGCGGCAAGGTGGTGGTCAACGCGTTCTTCGAAGACTCCACCCGCACCCGCACCAGCTTCGAGCTGGCCGCCCAGCGCCTCGGCGCCGATGTCATCGCGTTTACTGAGAAAGGGTCGAGCGTCAGTAAGGGTGAAACGCTGGTAGACACCGCGCGAAACATCGAGGCGATGGGGGTCGACGTCATCGTCTGCCGCCATCAGGCCGCCGGCAGCGCGCAGGTGCTGGCCCGCACGCTCGGCTGCAGCATCGTGAACGCCGGCGACGGCGCACACGAGCACCCGACGCAGGGCCTGCTCGATCTCTACACAATCCGCGAGCGGTTCGGGCGGATCGAGGGGTTGAAGGTGGCGATCGTCGGCGACATCGCCAACAGCCGAGTGGCGCGGAGCGATCTGTGGGGGCTCAAGAAGATGGGTGCCGAGGTGATCCTCGTCGGCCCGCCGACGCTGCTGCCCAAGAGCTTCGAAAAGCTCGGGGCGCGGGTGGTTCACAGCCTTGACGAGGTGATTGGCGAGGTGGATGTCGTCAACATGCTTCGCGTGCAGTTCGAGCGGATCAAGAGCAGTCAGTTCCCCACGGTGCGCGAGTTCACGCGTTTCTTCGGCCTGACGTGGGACCGCTTCCAGAAGTGCAAGCCCGGCGTATTCGTGATGCACCCCGGCCCCATGAACCGCGGTATCGAGATCAGCAGCGACATCGCCGACGGCCCCCAGAGCGGCATCTTAAAGCAGGTAACCAACGGCTTGGCAGTGCGGATGGCGGTGCTGTACTTGGTGACGCAGACCTCGGGCAGATGAGAGGGCCGAGTTGCGAAAGTATTTGTCGGCAATTGTAGTGTTGCCGCGGTGTTTCGTGCGCCAAGAGCGCCAAGGAGCCAAGAGAGCCAAGGAATAGGAGGTGGCCAAATGCCATACGACAACGAACTGCTGCCCGGCCCGGACCTCCACGAACCTCCCGAGGAACTCGACATTTTGGTTCGCCGAGTCAACGGCGCGGCAATTGAAGTTCATCGCCGCTTGGGAGCAGGGCTGCCAGAAAGCTCCTACGAGAACGCGATGGCGATCGAGATGACCGAGCGAGGAATCCCCTTTGAGCGTCAGAAGCGGCTGGAGATCTTTTACAAGGGCGTTCGCGTGGGTTACGTCAAAGTGGACTTTCTGGTCGACGGGAAGCTGATCGTTGAACTGAAATCCGTTGTTGAGATCATGCCGCCGGATCGTAGACAGGTGAAGACGTATATGCGGATCATTCGACAGCCACTTGGCCTGCTCTTGAACTTCAATGTCGCCCTGATGCGCGAAGGCATCCATCGCATCATCGCGTCAGACTTCGATCCCTAATTCTTTCCTTCGCCTCTGCTTGGCTATCTTGGCTTCTTGGCGCTCTTGGCGCGATTAGAAATGCACAGAATCGATATGCCCACTCTCCTCATCCAAAACGGCACGATCCTCGACCCCTCCCAGAACCTCGAACGCAAGGGCGACCTGCTGTTGCGCGACGGTAAGGTGGAAGCAGTCGGTGATGTTGGCGCTGTCAATGCCGACCGCGTCATTGACGCCACCGGCCTGTACGTCACGCCGGGGCTGATCGACATTCACGTCCACTTCCGCGAGCCCGGCGACGAAGAAGAGGAGACGATCGCCTCCGGATCGGCCGCTTCGGTGGCAGGTGGGTTCACTACCGTCTGCTGCATGCCGAACACCAAGCCGGCGCTGGACAACGAGGCGCAGATCGAGTTCGTCTTCCGCGAATCGAAGAAGGCCAACCTCGCCAACGTCTACCCCATCGGCGCGATCACCAAGGGCCGTGAGGGCAAGGAACTCGCCGAGATCGGCACCATGCACGAACGCGGCGCGATCGCGTTCTCCGACGACGGCGTCGGCGTTGCCGATGCGTCGGTCATGCGAAAGGCGTTGCAATACTGCAAGATGTTCGATGCCCTGATCATGCAGCACTGCGAAGAGCCGTCGCTGTCGGGCGGGGCGATGCACGCGGGGCTCGTCTCGATGACGCTCGGCCTGCCCGGCATCCCCGCCGAGGCCGAGCAGCTCATGATCGGCCGCGATCTGCTGCTGGATCGCACCATCGGCTGCCGGTACCACGTGCAGCACATCAGCACCGCCGGCAGCGTCGAGCTCATCCGCCGGGCCAAGCGCGATAAGCAGCACTACGTGACCGCCGAGGTCGCGCCGCACCACCTGCTGCTGACGGACGAGGACTGCCGCACGTACGACACCAACTACAAAATGAACCCGCCGC is part of the Humisphaera borealis genome and encodes:
- a CDS encoding BMP family ABC transporter substrate-binding protein, which translates into the protein MPKFRNLMSRRLFIRATGAALTATISLGLMHGCKKDETAAGGGGAKPLTIGFIYVGTKDDFGYNQAHNEGAEAVKKLPGVKVVVQENVKETDDVQKVMEGMIQEDGATLIFPTSFGYFDPHMITVAKKYPSLQFRHCGGLFDEAKHPANTGSYFGYIDECQYLAGIVAGKTTKTNKLGFIAAKPIPQVLRNINALTLGARSVNPAVTTTVIFTGGWFDPNKEAEATNSLVNQGIDVITCHVDSPKVIIENAEKRGIYSCGYHANGSALAPKGYLTGSEWNWAKVYTDYVTATKENKPLPHLVRGGLKDGFVKPSAYGPAVSAEAKTLADAAKAKAMEGKLVIFKGPLKDNKGAIVIEAGKEIAQTDPILEKMGYLVEGVNGAVN
- the pyrR gene encoding bifunctional pyr operon transcriptional regulator/uracil phosphoribosyltransferase PyrR; amino-acid sequence: MHTDYDEADVRRLIEQLASTIAASFPADRPINVVGIRTRGELLAHRLVELLGLKGYGKVGRGTLDITLYRDDLSEIGPRPLVKPTQLAIQVDDVPLLLVDDVLFTGRSIRAALNLLNDFGRPSVIRLAVLVDRGGRELPIQPDFVGVKLADVPKDYRVNVRLKEIDGGDEIVVEKR
- a CDS encoding aspartate carbamoyltransferase catalytic subunit, with the protein product MTQTDTWTRKHLLTLEELSADEIRFVLDTAHSFKEVSTRSVKKVPALRGKVVVNAFFEDSTRTRTSFELAAQRLGADVIAFTEKGSSVSKGETLVDTARNIEAMGVDVIVCRHQAAGSAQVLARTLGCSIVNAGDGAHEHPTQGLLDLYTIRERFGRIEGLKVAIVGDIANSRVARSDLWGLKKMGAEVILVGPPTLLPKSFEKLGARVVHSLDEVIGEVDVVNMLRVQFERIKSSQFPTVREFTRFFGLTWDRFQKCKPGVFVMHPGPMNRGIEISSDIADGPQSGILKQVTNGLAVRMAVLYLVTQTSGR
- a CDS encoding GxxExxY protein gives rise to the protein MPYDNELLPGPDLHEPPEELDILVRRVNGAAIEVHRRLGAGLPESSYENAMAIEMTERGIPFERQKRLEIFYKGVRVGYVKVDFLVDGKLIVELKSVVEIMPPDRRQVKTYMRIIRQPLGLLLNFNVALMREGIHRIIASDFDP
- a CDS encoding dihydroorotase, with amino-acid sequence MPTLLIQNGTILDPSQNLERKGDLLLRDGKVEAVGDVGAVNADRVIDATGLYVTPGLIDIHVHFREPGDEEEETIASGSAASVAGGFTTVCCMPNTKPALDNEAQIEFVFRESKKANLANVYPIGAITKGREGKELAEIGTMHERGAIAFSDDGVGVADASVMRKALQYCKMFDALIMQHCEEPSLSGGAMHAGLVSMTLGLPGIPAEAEQLMIGRDLLLDRTIGCRYHVQHISTAGSVELIRRAKRDKQHYVTAEVAPHHLLLTDEDCRTYDTNYKMNPPLRTAEDVAACIRGVVDGTINILATDHAPHLAEEKELEFTRAPFGIIGIECALPLYIKALIEPGHIGWLKMVDMMSTGHARIVRLPNKGTLKVGADADVTLIDPNLKWKIDAEQFVSKSRNCPFHGWDVTGRAVATIVAGDVKWELKR